A window of Amaranthus tricolor cultivar Red isolate AtriRed21 chromosome 8, ASM2621246v1, whole genome shotgun sequence genomic DNA:
AAATTCTGTTGTGCTGTTAGTCTTTTGCTCCCTTTTTGTTGACGGCTTACATCCATTACACTAGTAGAAGACAATGTTAAGAATGTCTTGTAGCACGTTAGTGGCTGGATAGTTGAAATGCATTTATTTCTTCTAGAATAGTTGTATATTAAGATAAATGATTGAGTTGCCTTTTAACCTGCTATCTGATTTCTCTTTTAGATATTTTCTATTTAACATGGTTCTTTTAATGTATAGGCGGTCGTCGATACGgtgtaattattgtgattgcTGTTGTTGGCTATGGATATGTGCGGTGGAAGGTAATTTTGAGATTTTGGATTATTATGCTAATTTTTTGGAGCCTACTTTACTTTTAATTGAGTTCTGTTATTCATGGTAGCAATTATGGCCACAATCTTGTCTTGCTCTATCTCAAGTGTAGCATTGGTGCATCATCTATGCATCATTTAAGATTTTACAAAAGTTAATGATTTATTGCAACTTTGCAAGTGCATACTGAGTAAATGGTTGTTATGTAACATAGCAGTGAGGGTAAATTAAAATGAGTTTAATTCATGAACTGATGTATCTTTTGGTCTGGTACCTCAAAATGGAAACTTTCCTACTCAACCTATACCCCATACCTATGTTACCTGGAATGCGGAACGTAGGGTCTTTTTCGATTAGGAACATCCGACCCAATTGCGGACGACACTGTACCAGATCGCCGGGTCACGTCCCAAATCGTCAAAACGCGCGACCCTTCACCACCATCGCTAGCTTTCACGAAGAGATATTAGAAGAAATGAAAAGAAAGAGATGAAGTAGAAATAAGAAAGGCGATGCTCAGGAGTTGTTTTTATGTAGGTCAGTAGGTGCCTCGGTGGTGCTGCCATGGTAAGTTTCTTAAGTTTGCTGATGAAATTTAAGGGAGCCGTCACTATGTAGGGTTTTTTTGTGCTGTGAGATTACTTATATATAATTGGGGTTTGAAACATATCCTTTAGTGGGCCTGGCCCatttttttccttcattaaATTGTGTATAAATAATTTGTCTTACTTTTACCCTTTTATTTCGGtttcctttccttttcttttcttccttattcttaattttaaacttacttcATCACTCAGTCATTCCAAGTATTATACAATACATTACACACTTAAAAAAGTATTTTACAATATAAACTCTGCTGTTTTATATGTTGTCATTTTTACTTTTCATTAATTTCTTTTAActccttttaattttaatttgtaaattttaaaatcaaaaagggTACCCACTGTTCCGGAGTCACCCAAGGTAGCGTCCCGTGTTCCCGTTCCCGTCCCAAGTTCCAAATCGTATTGCCTTCCAGGTAAATGCCCCATACAACCGTTCCCATGTAACTAAAGGTTACACATTAACTATTTGGTCTGGCATTCTCCATAATTCTCATGTGGTGTGAGCCTCAACCCCCAATAAGTTTCTCTCTTTCATTAACACTTTTTTTTATCCATTCCCCACTTTTTATTCTATGTGATCCAAGTCATACAAGTATTCATTTGAGGACAGCAGTACATATTTTTGCTCTACTAGTTACATCTGTCTTCCTTTCAATAAATTGGTATGTGTACAAAAAAAGAGTATGGGTTCCGGCTTTTGATGGTTTGATTTTGGCTTATACTTAGTAGAAGTTTCTTTTTCTCATCTCAGCTGACACATGATTCCTCTCATCTCTCTGTTAATGCTGGTCAAGAAGTTATATATTGCTATATTAAATGGATGAAgatgtgtttttgttgtaaGAATTATTTCGTGATTAATAATATGTTAAAAACCTGTCCCTCTTTTGCCTCCTTGACCTTTTATATGCTTCACCTTATCTGCTGGTCTAGCTCTTTGATTACTCTTCCAGGTGGAAAGGATTACTTATTTTGTAACTTCTTGTATGAACATTGATAGGGTTGGAAAATTCAAGACTTCATGTTTGCCACCAAGCGTGGTCTATCAGATGCCTGTAAGTCTGTTGCAAAGCAGCTTGATGATGTTTTTCTCTCACTCAGGGCAAGTTTCacctttccttttcttttctatttttgCTACATAGGCTTGTCAGATAGTCTTTTCATTTATGGTACTATGGCGCTATAGCTGCTTATCTGTTCTAGGTTCTCAGTCTACAGCTGATTTCTCTGGCTCCCAAGATAATAGTAGTGGCTTTAAACAAATTACGACTATTGCTGTGCTTTTTACTTGTTCAGTTGGCCATCTTTTGTTCCTGAATACTGTATAACTGTTTCCATCAAATAGAAAAATTCGGAAAACTTCTTTTTTCTTGGGTACCTCCACTTTACCTAGATCTACTAAACTAAATCAAGGAGGCTAATAAACTTGAGTTGTTCAGCAAGATATTGCAGCTGACATCATCATCAATTgtgcccttttcttttcttctataATCTGACTAGATCTCTATAATTCCATGTTTGAATGAAAGTTTAGAGGTCACCGGTCAATTTTTATTGTGGATGATCTTATGCTACCCAAAGGGAAGGGGTTAATCTCAAAGCGCTAGAAAAGAGGTTAAAGAATTTAAAGAGGGAGATGAGGAAACAAAAATGGTGTGCACCCTTTTAGTTTAGAGTTTAGATTTTAACCACTTAGTGGCATTAGGGTAATACATGATGTTAATCGTTGGTTTAGCTGACAATCCCTTGTGCCTACTTGTTGATGTTCACGACTTCTTTCCCCGACTTATCATTTGGATATCATGGAGTTTGATGCCATGCCTCTTGAGTAGTAGTTTGATCACCACTAGCTATTTTATTGAGTTGCAAGACAATAGGATGTCATATTGAAAAAATTGACATCAGGTCAAAACTATGGCTGATCTTCTACCAACGGTCTACTTCTTACTATGAATTATCCTACAATGGACCCAACAAGTTTGGGAATCTTACACACGTAGACCTGAGCAAAAGCTGACCCGTTTGTTTTTGTGGATGATTCACATGACACATTATTAATAGTTCCCACTtctattcattttcttttccttgttattttatttaataatttttagacctTTATTTTCCTCCTCTCCTTACCCACTCCCATCATGTTATCACACCATAACGCACGATAGCTTACACCACTTTCACCTCCCATCTCGACGCTACCTCCCTTACTAACACCCATATGGCCATACCTCTTCAACCCCTCTGTCACACCACCACAAAATCTCTTTCACCACCCCATCTCTTTCTCCATTGAAGATTTGACCTTCACCATCACTCAAGCCACCACTAGGCTAGTGACATAACACCAGATGCACTATTCATAGCCAGCCAACATTGGAATCCTTCCCCCGTCCAGGCTAGCGCTTTCATTTTATTACCTATCAGTTCATTTGAGCCATCAAACTCCTATTTGGTGTTGCAGAAAGCCTACTCCATACTCACTATAGATCTATAATAGATGAATACTCACCCCCTCCCCTCTCCCATGTTCAAGGAGAAAATTAAAAGCTTGATACATACTAAAGAAAATAATTGAAAGTTAAGTATTCGCCATTGTTATGAATGGAACAACAAAAAACCATATCCTACAAATATTagaataatttttcaattattgTCCTATTGCGGGTGCTTCTAGGTCAAAGAGACAAGATTTAAAAGTTTGAATTAACTTTATATTTCTCCCAGCTAAATTGAGGTAATGattggtgatgatgatgatggggtttatataacataaaatgcttATGATGAAGGTGATGATAAAAGGGAGTGAAGAAATTATTGGAGTGCTGCTAAATAAAATGGTTGAAATAAAATAATGGAGATAGTGCAAAGGTTTTAGGTGTTGAGTGGTACTTATGTATGTGGGATAAAAAATTGGGTGGTTTTGCTGAGGTGATTGTGGTTGTTTGCGGTGTGAGGGAGTGGCAGTGATGGTGGTTGCACGTGATACAAATGGGGTAGGAGACGGACTCAGGAGTGATGGTGCAAGGAAAGGTAAGAAAAGTGATTTGAAGTTCACCTATTTTGCTGTCGCTGCTCACAGGGTCTATTTGCAGCAGACAAGACTTAAAGATGGGCTGTGCTGagataattgaaatttatgCTCATTTAAAGGAGTGATGAAACAACAGTTGGAAAGGAAAGggaaacaaattaaagtttagtTGTTTTGCAGTCAAAAGTCACATGGTTTGTCCATAACAAACAATACAGAGGTTTGGCCCATTCCGAAATAATGGAAACTCGTGATTGTTCAAGAAAATTAGTCATAAATTGCTTGTTGGCTTCATTTTTTCCCATCTTTTTGACGTGTAATTCTGATGTGGACGATGGAGAAAGATTATGTGTATAATTGGGAATGAGGAGGGTCCAAggaaagaattaaaatataatgaCCTAGGGATGGGACCATGCCAAAGTAAAAATGTCAACTAATATTGCCAGAAGAAAAAAGATATTGTTTAAACTAATTTGAGATTGAGAGAGCTTCGTTCACTGATGACTCTATAGAACTCTGTTACTCAAACTTAGGTCTTAGGGACTTGTATCAGGTATGCATGTGTTTGGTCCAAGATGAAGTATCCAAGTATCCAATAGTCCATGTGTCCTATCCATGTCTTAGTGTCGAGGATCCACGGGAAGTTAAGGTAAAATGAAGAGTTTGACTAACATGGTTAGAACTGTGAATTTGAATAATAAATCAGTTGGAAACTTCAATCATGTGTTTTGTCATTTACATAAATGCAGTTCCACTGCAAAATATTTTATGGACAAATTACCCTCTAGTAAACTACAGTTCATACTATCCCAGTAGCTTGTCATAAATATAGCTGTGGCATTTTGGTTGGTGTTACTTCATACCTATTAGTGTAGTGGGCTTGTCCTACAAGAGTTGAATAGTTTAAAAGAGATTCTGCTATAGATAATTATGCTGAAATGATCACTTATACTTAGAGGAGTAACTGCAAAATGAAGAAAGGTCGCACtgattttaaacatttttgaatTCAGTATCTATTTACTATTGTTGGGAACTTTTTTTGATGATTTCTTGGGTATTACATTATAATGTTATCGTCCTGTAACTGAGTTTCTGAATACAATTACTATACTTTGTatgttcattttctattttgtaaTACAAGTTGATTTCTCATTTTTGGTTAGAGATGTTATCTGTCTGTGTCCTTAGTGACTCCTTTTTGGCATGCTAGTTGGCATTCAAATGAGTAAATTTATAAGCTTCACGAGAGATTGATTTTTTCTGTTTTGACACTGtatcatcatacataatttatcaattattttggtactgtgttttttttttttttgtgtctcACTTCAATCTTCCATTGCTGCAGGCTACTAGAAATGATCTATCTTCCAAAATTGATGGTTCAAGTCATAAGTATGATGAGATTGTTGCAAATAGTATTACTACTAAAGAGGAGGTATGGTTGAATATCCATAATTACGAAATGCTTGTATTTCCTTTTCTTACTAGAATGGTTTATAATAAGTTGAATTGATATCCAAATGCTCTGGAACCCCAGAGTACTCGTTCTAGTTATGATACAGCATTGGGACTTTAATGCTATGGTTTAAAATCATTTACATGGTACTCATAAACAGGAGTCTTGTTTCTGGTCTGCAGCTCCCTACAAATTAAACCCTCTGTCACAAAGGCTTCTGTCTTTTGTGACTCAAATTCTAAGTAGCTACTATAACGATGACGTAGAAGTGCATTCTCAGCAAACATTCTTTGGCTATTGATACCTTTGCCTGGCTCTGTAAGACGAAGTAAATGGGATAGAAAGGATTTGTTTATGTTACCAAGCGTTTGACAAATTTCTATTGCCAATGTTTTTTGTTATATGCTTGTTTCTTACCTTCTTGATCTCCACTAAACTTCAACGTGCTCAGTTCACTTAGCATGCTAAGATTCTAGCCAATTTTAAGTGAGCTTTTGCCCCTTCTTTGTAAATTCGCCAAGCACAAATATCCTTTATCTCTGTTCTCATAACCTAGTATCCCCAAGTAGTATCGTAGCAAGCATTTTTAGCAGTTTCTAGCTATCAAAACGAGGAAAAACTAAGTGTGACGTGAGAAAGTTATGGTCTTAGAATTATTGCTATGTAAATATTAACTTAGGTTAAGTTTCAAGAAAACAGCTTGGGAGTTGGGAAGAGGCAAGCAAACCCAtttcaaaagttcttttctTGCTATCCTCTTGTTCTTACTACCATTTAAGCAGCAAGGCATATAGCTTCGTCAGATGTTGACCACCAATAATGAATTGTGAGGCACTGATGTGATATGTCGTTATTGAGCCTATGGAAGATTTGCTTTGCATGCTGTTCAATTGTATTAGATGGTTATGGTAATTTTCCTTATATAGATTTCAAATCCTCAGTAAGCGTTTTATGTTTTCAGGTATCTGTAGTACGTGGAACGGTTTCTAAGTTTACGGTGGATCTCCAAACTGTCAATCATAAAATTCGGACTCTGGTGACCAACTTTACTTGGTGTTTTCTTTAACTGggagaaaaagaatcaatcttttctTCCCTCGTAGTGGCTTGTGAATCGTAGCATCTGactcttttatctttttctgattttagGAAACCCGAATGGGCAGAATTCAAGAGAAACAGGTGCtctttttttaacatttaacTTATAGTCAGAGATGAGAGAACTATGTTGAAATGTAGACATTCAATTTGTTTTACAACTATGGTGAAACCCTTTTCAGGATGATACAAAGGAAGGAGTTGCAAGATTGTTACTTTGTACGCTAGATGCCGAGAATAAATTTGCAGATCTTATTCAGGCATGATCTGGTTACTTCTGTTTGTCTTCTTCGTATCTGAAAAACCATTATTCACTTTTCTCAAGTCTTTGCTTTTGCAGTCTGATGGGGGGAGGGGTGTGTGTGGGGCCTGGGGCTTGTTATCTGATTTTGTTTGTTCCCATCTTATTAGTTTATTTCATGGAAATGCTTGATTCCATATTCCACTTGgtttttcttttaattgattCAATTGTTTCTGAATGTAGGATTCACCTTCTAGTGCTTCCAGTTCAGCTATTGAACATCAGCAAATTGCAGCACCATCAAGGGTAAATCTTTTTTCTAGGTGttagttttttatgtttttgatcacTGTGCTGTCAATGAGACTGGTGATGGATGCTTGGatttgttttttcttctttttgagaaataagGTTTTTATCTTCCGAAGTTACCATTGatataaactttataaaaaGGAACGTTATTAAATTGTCTAATTTTCCTTTTGCCTTAAAGCTTCACTTTGCCCATTATACGATCATATCAGTGTTATTTTATCTGCTTTTTTGGTTTGAATTGTGATACAAGGCATGTGAATTTTGGGCTAATGTGATTAATTCAGGTAGCCAATTGTGAATTAGGTAAAATATTGTTCCAAACACATCACCCTCCTCTCTTTATTCTTGTCTTCTCTCATATGTTTAGCATTTTGAGCTGACCATGGCACCTTGGGTAAGGTTGCAATTGCTTACATTTAAACCCCCTCCCTTTACCCCGGATAGGTGAAGTTACTTTAACGGCGTTGGGTAATGTATTGTTGTGTGTTATTGTTGCATGAGCACTTAAGAACATATTCTCTAAGATATTGCTGATTAAGTGAACAATTGCTATGTATAGTTTTGCATTTACAAGATAGTTGTGTGAGCTTTAGGAGGATGTGTTGGTGAAGAGGCAAACGAAGGTCTCTTTGGAATCAGGGTGAACCACCCTTACGATTTTGTGGTTTAAATAATTTTGCTATGATATGGGGCTGTGGAATCATCTTTCTGACCTTGCATCACTTTTGTGATGCCATTCTACAATACTTGATTTTGGTAAATGTCTTGCTTTAAGGAAAAAGTATTTTACTATTAGGTTTAGTAGGGATGACATGTAAGTAAAATTTCGTGGGCCACATCCATCCAAATTGGTGTGGATGTTGGTATTAATCTTGTGGGTAGTGGATAGATTTTGTTAAAAGCCTTACCCAACATGTGTTGTGGATATGAGGACTTACAGGCACCAAATTCACCCACCCAACCCCATACCCGTTCTCCCCATAGTCGCGCGCCTCATATCTGCCTGCCTGTTGGTAAAAGttatttggtatgtttttgATGAAGGAAAAAGTAAAGATGGTTCTTGACCCTTGCCCTCTTCCACTAAATAGGAAACCTACATGATACAAATGGTTGCAGTATCCCACATTGAACTTTGATTTCATATTCCTTGTTTATTATCTGCTACAAATACTTGACTTATGCTAAATGCTGCTGCTGTAAGATGGTTTTATCCTCAACTTCTGTTGTTTAAGCTATAGTCTTGCGTTGCTGTGATCTTGCAGACTGCGTCCTTGCCTTTAGTCCTGGAGCCTTCCTCTCCTTCAACGTCGAATGGATCTAGTGAGGTTATTTTATTTCCTATGCGGCCTTCTTGGATCTGATGGCTAGACTTGCTCCACTTTTAATATTTCCTGAcgtgatttattttgttctggtgcttattatttttttattgcttAATACTATGTTTGTTTGGCAGAGTGGTTCGATGTCTGGGAAAACTTTAACTGCTAGTGGATCTCGTAAGGTTTGTAGCTAAAAGTTGCTCTTGTTGCATGCCTACTTTTGCTAATATTATCCTTAGTACTGTCCTATAAACAAATTGGGTCATGCTTCGCATTTATCTGCAAAATTAATTAGTGATTTAGCCTTTTAGACTATATTGATCCAGAAATGGTCAGTATCACTTCTGAATGCAGTCAAGATGTGTGATGGAATTATAATGGAAGAATTTTATGGAAAGATTATGTTGTTACTTGTCATTAGGCCTATAAGTTGGACTACTGGATGAAACATAATAAGACAGCAAAGCTTCTTATATAGTATGGGATAAGGTGTCTGCACTACTTGTATAAGAGGAGGGGGGGAGGGGGGGTTAACATTTTTTGGTGTAAAACATTCTTGGAACCAGTTGTTTCGGCTCAGGTCTATGGCTTTTGTTAGATCTAGTGAGATAAGCTCTTGATAGGAATAACAAAATGGTTTGTAGATCAATGTCACATGAGTTATCTTCTCGCGAATAGAAAATCggaaaaagcaaattatagtTTGGTTTGCGCTATGTTTTGGGCCATATTCTTGCGGACCACGAAATCAAAGGTGAATTAGCCGATGAAATAAGTTATATTGCTCTAGAACCGACAAGGTTTGAGGGGCATAGCTTCAGTGTC
This region includes:
- the LOC130820625 gene encoding uncharacterized protein LOC130820625, which produces MALTMGKLTILVGAGILGAVLAKEERLPSFSDVISSVVKVALKPTHQSNSTSSTSKPRNDALMAQVNSLRQELQLLASSKPVTIVTSNAAGGRRYGVIIVIAVVGYGYVRWKGWKIQDFMFATKRGLSDACKSVAKQLDDVFLSLRATRNDLSSKIDGSSHKYDEIVANSITTKEEVSVVRGTVSKFTVDLQTVNHKIRTLETRMGRIQEKQDDTKEGVARLLLCTLDAENKFADLIQDSPSSASSSAIEHQQIAAPSRTASLPLVLEPSSPSTSNGSSESGSMSGKTLTASGSRKVNELPRRATLASGEKECQGTSGAYDINSSPRVSNGIQITEITEKPSSPESHAAQSNVKTAGLLSRTISATRYFKFM